One window of Magallana gigas chromosome 2, xbMagGiga1.1, whole genome shotgun sequence genomic DNA carries:
- the LOC105333710 gene encoding uncharacterized protein, whose translation MWRPISLARWVCLFVIFLVMLYSFQLIHSETSSTKQQHQLATSQRKGRRCELMEKELSQNYSQFMRQDLAPNKYVIYTCTGASRGSRCGGWSDRMKTIVSSYILSLITKRQFRILDTYPCNFTRSFDENLVTWKLKQSELKDLTSQNFYASSGVKIARNHFRSGDFESVHKAEVVYFRGNWDFLNEFSERPRVGEMLPWLLQTPRPDIYRSILRMLLRHTGSVKSSIEDFFTKKVQNKKLVCAHVRQGRSKTLPTDDSTDIKEKDVQLIFDFFSKYKTSNHKLFIATDSADVKNLARQKFQDFLLEVPGPITHMDISRSGDLCNGQQKAFIEHEILTRCDTLLLTRSGFGIIAAFLRENSEELYCYSRHYIAPCSRYTLSKIYPWTLSPWDDL comes from the exons ATGTGGAGGCCAATATCTTTAGCACGG TGGGTATGTCTTTTCGTAATATTCTTGGTCATGTTATATTCCTTTCAACTGATCCACTCTGAGACATCATCAACAAAACAGCAACATCAGCTAGCAACATCGCAACGAAAAGGAAGGAGGTGCGAGTTGATGGAAAAAGAATTGTCGCAAAACTACTCCCAATTTATGCGCCAAGATCTAGCACCGAATAAGTATGTCATCTACACGTGTACTGGGGCGTCGCGAGGCAGCCGATGCGGTGGATGGAGCGATCGAATGAAGACCATAGTCTCTTCATACATTCTGTCATTAATTACGAAACGTCAATTCAGAATCTTGGATACTTATCCTTGCAATTTCACTAGATCTTTTGATGAAAACCTCGTCACTTGGAAGTTGAAACAATCTGAACTGAAAGATCTAACTTCACAAAATTTTTACGCAAGTTCGGGAGTGAAAATTGCCAGGAACCATTTTCGAAGCGGCGATTTTGAATCGGTTCACAAAGCGGAAGTGGTTTATTTTCGTGGAAACTGGGATTTTTTAAACGAGTTTTCTGAGAGACCACGCGTTGGTGAGATGTTGCCATGGCTTCTACAGACACCAAGACCAGACATCTACAGGTCAATATTACGTATGTTACTGCGACATACGGGTTCGGTCAAAAGTAGCATTGAGGATTTTTTCACTAAAAAGGTACAAAACAAGAAGTTGGTTTGTGCGCATGTGCGTCAGGGAAGGAGCAAGACTCTACCAACAGATGATTCCACCGATATCAAAGAGAAAGATGTTCAACTGATCTTTGACTTTTTTTCCAAATACAAAACTTCAAACCACAAACTATTTATAGCAACGGATTCTGCAGATGTAAAGAATTTAGCGCGCCAAAAGTTTCAAGATTTTCTTCTAGAGGTACCAGGGCCCATCACTCATATGGATATTTCAAGGAGTGGTGATCTATGCAACGGTCAGCAAAAGGCTTTCATCGAGCATGAAATCTTAACGCGATGTGACACTCTGCTGTTAACCAGAAGCGGGTTTGGCATCATCGCCGCCTTCCTACGAGAAAATTCGGAAGAACTCTATTGTTATTCTCGTCATTATATTGCGCCATGTTCTCGTTACACTCTTTCCAAAATATATCCATGGACATTGTCACCATGGGATGACCTTTGA